The DNA sequence GAAAATTGTGCAGGAGACCGGCGGCCTTTGCCCGGTCTGCGGCAAAAAGGTTTTGGCTAAAAAGAGCAAGGCGGGCAAGGGGTATTTCGGTTGTGAGGATAACCCCACCTGCGGCTTTATGACCTGGGATAAGCCCCTTTCCGATCCCTGCCCCAAATGTGGCAGCACCCTCTTCCGCAAAATGGGCCGTGGCGGCAAAATTTACTGCCTCAAGGAAGGCTGCGGCTATGAGAAGGACCCTAAGGAATGAGCGGTGTAGAGATCATTGGAGCGGGCCTTGCAGGCTGTGAGGCCGCTTGGGCCTTAGCTCAGGCCGGCATTGCGGTTACCCTTTGGGAGATGAAGCCCCAAAAGTATTCCCCGGCTCATACCCACAGCGGGTTTGCGGAGCTGGTTTGCTCCAATTCCCTCAAGGCCTCCCGCCTTGGTTCGGCGGCTGGTTTGCTCAAAGAAGAAATGCGCCGCTTAGGCTCGCTGACTGTGGAGTGTGCCTATAAAACCGCAGTGGGAGCCGGCGGAGCGCTGGCAGTGGATCGCACCGCCTTCTCTGATCTGGTTACCTCCCATATACGCAGTCACCCCCTCATTCAGGTGCGGGAGGGCGAGGTGGAAAAGCTTCCCCGCTCGGGAAATGTCATTGTCGCAACCGGCCCCCTCACCTCAGATGCATTGGCGGCGGATATTGCCGACTACTGCGGCGGGGATACTTTAAGCTTTTTTGATGCGGCTGCTCCTATTGTCACGGCCCAGTCGCTGGATACCGACCGGGTCTTTTTTGCCGCCCGGTATGGCCGGGGAGAAGCGGATTACATCAACTGTCCCTTTAACCGGGAGGAATACGAAGCTTTTTATGAGGCTCTTGTTTCCGCTCAGGGTGTGGAGCTGCGGGATTTTGAGCAGCGCCCCTTAACGGTTTACGAGGGCTGTATGCCGGTGGAGATCATGGCCAAACGAGGCCCCGATACCCTGCGTTTTGGCCCCATGAAGCCGGTGGGCCTTACCAACCCCGAAACCGGCCACAGACCGTGGGCGGTTGTTCAGCTTCGGCAGGAAAATACAGGGGGAACCCTTTACAATCTGGTGGGCTTTCAGACCAACCTGAAGTTCCCCGAGCAGAAGCGGGTGTTTTCCATGATACCCGGCCTTGAAAACGCCGAGTTTGTCCGATATGGTGTCATGCACCGCAACACCTTTTTGGATTCGCCACGCCTCCTTAGCAGCGATTTCAGCCTGCAAAAAAGGCCGGAGCTTTATTTTGCCGGTCAGATCACCGGCGTGGAGGGTTATATGGAATCGGCCGCTTCGGGAATTTTAGCTGGCCAAAATTTAGCTCGCAAGCTGGGCGGCAAGCATGCTCTTATTCTGCCGGAGGATACCATGCTGGGGGCGTTAACTGCCTATATCAGCGATCCCGGTGTGGAAAAATTCCAGCCCATGGGAGCCAATATGGGGCTGCTGCCTCCTTTGCCGGAGCGGGTGAAGGAAAAGGCTCTGCGCTATGAACAGATTGCCCAGAGGGCAATTGCCTCTCTGGAAAAAACCTTGAAGGATGGTGACAGCGATGAAAGTAATCCTTGATGCCTATGGCGGCGACAATGCCCCGCTGGAGATTCTTAAAGGAGCGGCCATGGCCGTTTCCGAGCTGGGCGTTTCGGTGATGCTCACCGGCGATGAACAGGATATTCGCCGGGTGGCAGAGGAAAACAGCGTTGACCTGACCGGTATGGAAATTGTGGATTGCCAGAATGTGATCCCGGTGGAGGCCGATCCTTCCGAGATTCTTAAATCTTATGCCGACTGCTCCATGGCTGTGGGCCTCCAGCGCTTGGCAGAAGGCGAAGGGGATGCCTTTATCACAGCGGGCAGCACCGGTGCCGCCGTTGTGGGAGCCACCTTTATTGTTAAGCGTATCAAAGGGGTTAAGCGTGCGGCCTTGGGAACGGTGATCCCCTGTGCAGAAGGCTGCTATATGCTGCTGGATATTGGTGCCAACGCCGAGTGCCGGCCGGAAATGCTGGTGCAGTTCGGCCTGATGGGCTCCGCCTATATGGAGGGCATTCAGGGTGTCAAGAACCCCCGGGTGGGCCTTGTCAACATCGGAGCCGAAAGAACCAAGGGCCTTGATTTACAGCTGGATGCCTACGGCCTCATGGAAAAGGCACCCTTCCACTTTACCGGCAATGTGGAGGCGAGAGACTTGCCTCTTGGCGGGTGTGATGTGGCGGTGGCAGATGGCTTTGTGGGCAACATTGTCCTCAAGCTCACCGAGGGCATGGCTTCCTTCTTCTCCCGTTCCCTCAAGGGAATTTTGCTGAAAAACCTCACCACCAAAATCGGCGCTCTGCTGATTCAGGGTGGTGTAAAGGATTTTAAAGCCCAGATGGATTACACCGAATACGGCGGCGCACCCCTCATGGGTATTGCCAAGCCGGTTATCAAAGCCCATGGCAGCTCCAATGCCAAGGCAATCAAGAATGCCATTCGGCAGGCCAAGCTGTATCATGAAAACAATGTGGTGGATGTGATCAGCCGGGGTATTACCGCTCTGGCCGCAGAAAAAAAGGAGGAGCAAGGTGTCTGACAAACACGGGGAACTCCAAAGCAGAATTGGTTATACCTTCAAAAACATCGATTACCTGAACATCGCTCTTACCCATTCTTCTTATGCCAACGAAACCAAGCGGGGGCAACAGAACAATGAGCGGCAGGAGTTTCTGGGGGATGCGGTGCTTTCCATTGTGGTGTCCGATTACTTGTTTAAGCGGTTTCATCTGGCCGAGGGCGACTTGACCAAGCTGCGGGCCTCCATGGTTTGCGAAAAGGCCCTGTGTGAGTTTGCTCAGAAGATTTCACTGGGGCAGGAGCTGATGCTGGGCAAGGGCGAGGAAATGATGGGAGGGCGCAGCCGCCCTTCTATACTGGCCGATGCCTTTGAAGCCCTGATCGCCGCCATTTATCTGGACGGCGGCACCGAGCAGGCGGCCAAGTTTATCCTTCCTTTTGTGGAGGACTTTTTGGCGGAAGAAAAGGATGCAGCGGCGCAGGATTATAAGACTCTGCTTCAAGAAATTGTGCAGCAAAACCCGCAGGAAACCCTTTCGTATGTCACAGTGCATGAAAGCGGTCCCGATCACGACAAGCGCTTTGAGGTGGAGGTTCGCCTCAATTCCAATGTGATTGGCAAAGGTGCCGGGCGCAGCAAAAAAAGCGCCGAGCAGGAGGCTGCCCGGGAAGCACTGAGCCTTATGGGGCAAGGATGAAGCATCGGAATATCCCTGTTTTTGTACCCCATCTGGGCTGCCCGCATCAGTGCAGCTTCTGCGATCAAAGGCGCATTTCGGGCACAGCCGAACCGCCCTCTCCCCAAAAGGTAACAGCACTGCTGGAACAGTCTTGCCGCCAATTGGGCAGTGAAGCGCAAAATGCCCAGATTGCCTTTTTCGGCGGCAGTTTTACCGCCATTGACCGGCAGTATATGATCTCTCTTTTAGAAGCCGCCGCCCCTTTTCTGGGGGAAGGGGGCTTTTCGGGGATTCGGGTTTCCACC is a window from the Oscillospiraceae bacterium MB08-C2-2 genome containing:
- the plsX gene encoding phosphate acyltransferase PlsX, with protein sequence MKVILDAYGGDNAPLEILKGAAMAVSELGVSVMLTGDEQDIRRVAEENSVDLTGMEIVDCQNVIPVEADPSEILKSYADCSMAVGLQRLAEGEGDAFITAGSTGAAVVGATFIVKRIKGVKRAALGTVIPCAEGCYMLLDIGANAECRPEMLVQFGLMGSAYMEGIQGVKNPRVGLVNIGAERTKGLDLQLDAYGLMEKAPFHFTGNVEARDLPLGGCDVAVADGFVGNIVLKLTEGMASFFSRSLKGILLKNLTTKIGALLIQGGVKDFKAQMDYTEYGGAPLMGIAKPVIKAHGSSNAKAIKNAIRQAKLYHENNVVDVISRGITALAAEKKEEQGV
- the rnc gene encoding ribonuclease III, which produces MSDKHGELQSRIGYTFKNIDYLNIALTHSSYANETKRGQQNNERQEFLGDAVLSIVVSDYLFKRFHLAEGDLTKLRASMVCEKALCEFAQKISLGQELMLGKGEEMMGGRSRPSILADAFEALIAAIYLDGGTEQAAKFILPFVEDFLAEEKDAAAQDYKTLLQEIVQQNPQETLSYVTVHESGPDHDKRFEVEVRLNSNVIGKGAGRSKKSAEQEAAREALSLMGQG
- the trmFO gene encoding methylenetetrahydrofolate--tRNA-(uracil(54)-C(5))-methyltransferase (FADH(2)-oxidizing) TrmFO is translated as MSGVEIIGAGLAGCEAAWALAQAGIAVTLWEMKPQKYSPAHTHSGFAELVCSNSLKASRLGSAAGLLKEEMRRLGSLTVECAYKTAVGAGGALAVDRTAFSDLVTSHIRSHPLIQVREGEVEKLPRSGNVIVATGPLTSDALAADIADYCGGDTLSFFDAAAPIVTAQSLDTDRVFFAARYGRGEADYINCPFNREEYEAFYEALVSAQGVELRDFEQRPLTVYEGCMPVEIMAKRGPDTLRFGPMKPVGLTNPETGHRPWAVVQLRQENTGGTLYNLVGFQTNLKFPEQKRVFSMIPGLENAEFVRYGVMHRNTFLDSPRLLSSDFSLQKRPELYFAGQITGVEGYMESAASGILAGQNLARKLGGKHALILPEDTMLGALTAYISDPGVEKFQPMGANMGLLPPLPERVKEKALRYEQIAQRAIASLEKTLKDGDSDESNP